In [Phormidium] sp. ETS-05, the genomic window CGAAGCGCACCCAATGGATGAAGACTTTATCCAAGCCTTATCCTTGGGGATGCCTAACTGCGCCGGTTGGGGGATGGGTGTGGACAGATTAGTAATGCTGTTAACCAACACCCAAAGCATTCGTGATGCCATTATGTTCCCCACTATGCGTCCGCATTAGTTATTTGTCCCTTGTCCCTTGTCACTTGTCCCTTGTCCCTTGACAAAGGACAAATGACAAATGACCAATTAAGGGACAGAAATGGGGATTAAACCACCATCGGGAGCGGAGTCACGATAGCGACCAGCATCGGCGAGGACTAACATCAACCGCAAGGACCAATCAGGTTCCGTGGGTAAGTCTGCCCAGGGGATGGCGATTTCTAAACAACTGTCTAAAGCCACTTGGGCGCGACTGGATCGAGCGTGCCATTGGTGGTTTTCCCGAGCTTCTTGGAACCAGATAGAGCGGGTGAGCAGGTTAATGCCTAGTTGGTGGCGATAGAAGTGGTTCAGGGGGGCTTCATCGGGCAAGTCTAGCAGGTGAATGGGGCTGTTGCACACTTGCTGGTTGGGGTAGTACCACAGCAAGCGCAGTTCTGGGGGAATTTCTTTACCCGGTTTGGCGCCGCTCTGGAAGTCCACCCGCAGGTAGAAATTCAGGTGGTCCACGCCGTACCAGACGCGCTGAATGACGCTGCTGCGGTGCATAGTGCCGCGAGCGCCGCCAATTTCTATCCTGCCAGCGCGGTCCCAGTCTTGCTCGTCGCCGACGCCATCGATGATCGGGTGAATGAAGCTCTCGGGACGCCGATCGCCTTTCCGATCGTGACTTTCCACCGGTTGCAACACCGATGGCGGTATCGGCTCATTTAGGGAATTGTAGATGGTGCAAAGGTGTTCCCGGAAAAGCTGGTCAAACATGGCATCATGGTTGGATGTGTGACCTTCGCCGAACCACCAGAACCAGTCGGAACCTTCAGCGGCGTAGAGTGCTTCCCAGACTTCCGGGTTATTTTCTTCTGTGGCTTCGGGATGATTTGCCAGCACTTGACGCGCTTGAGTCAGCAGGTCCCAAGCCCGGTTTTTCGCTGGGTCGCCGATCCAGGTAGTGAGGCTGCCATCCACCCAAGAACCGCTATGCAGTTCACTGCTGGGCAATGTGGTGGTGGGGGGGAATTTATCGAGAAATTCAGAAACGGTGACAAGGGAGATACTGGGGTGGTTGGAGAGACGCTGATAGAGATTTTCCAGGAAGGGCAGACCGTCGCGGTGGTAGAATTCCCAGCAGTTTTCACCGTCGAGGGCGATCGTCACCAACCACGGCGCCTCTAAACTCGTCCCATCTCCCTGGCGGCTGACCAAAGAATGCTCGATCGCCTCCAAATGTCCCACCAAATCTCCCGCCGCTTTCCCTGGGTCCATCGCCCCATAGGTAAAGCCAATCAAATCCGATAACCGGTGGTCGCGGAAAACAATGCCTAAATCACCCTGGGGCGTTTCCAGGCGATAAGGTTGGTAGAGCGTTTCCGGGTCATACACATTTCCTGCCCCATCCCGGTGGAAAAAGTGCCCCAAAGTCCAGCCTAATATCGCCTCATCGGAGCAAATCCATTGAAACCCTTGGTCAGCGATATAGGGTAAAATAGCCGGACTCACCGCCTGTTCTGACGGCCATAATCCACGCGGCTCCACCCGAAACCGCTCTTTATACATATCCCATGCTTTATTCAAGTGACGCGGGATGTCTTCCTCCCACTGGAAGCGATGCTCTGGCAAATTCATATGAGGGATGGCGACTCTACCCGCATTCGTATCCGCCAGCAGGGGTAAAATCGGGTGGGTGTAGGGAGAAGTCGTTACCTCTAGCTGACCCGCCTCCTGCATTTGGCGGTGTTGGGGGATGATTTTGGCCATAATTTGCCGCTGCTTGGAGTAGATGCGCTGGCGATCGCTCAGGCTAAAATTCCGCCCCTGCTTCA contains:
- a CDS encoding glycoside hydrolase; amino-acid sequence: MPHPLYVAFIWHQHQPLYKSRVANQYRLPWVRLHGTKDYLDLMLILSRYPKLHQTVNLVPSLILQLEEYIAGEAFDPYLKVALTPEWQLTLEMKHFAIEHFFDANHRNLIAPHPRYDELYHQHQEKGPRWCLENWGDQDYSDLLAWHNLAWIDPVFWDDPEIEQWLKQGRNFSLSDRQRIYSKQRQIMAKIIPQHRQMQEAGQLEVTTSPYTHPILPLLADTNAGRVAIPHMNLPEHRFQWEEDIPRHLNKAWDMYKERFRVEPRGLWPSEQAVSPAILPYIADQGFQWICSDEAILGWTLGHFFHRDGAGNVYDPETLYQPYRLETPQGDLGIVFRDHRLSDLIGFTYGAMDPGKAAGDLVGHLEAIEHSLVSRQGDGTSLEAPWLVTIALDGENCWEFYHRDGLPFLENLYQRLSNHPSISLVTVSEFLDKFPPTTTLPSSELHSGSWVDGSLTTWIGDPAKNRAWDLLTQARQVLANHPEATEENNPEVWEALYAAEGSDWFWWFGEGHTSNHDAMFDQLFREHLCTIYNSLNEPIPPSVLQPVESHDRKGDRRPESFIHPIIDGVGDEQDWDRAGRIEIGGARGTMHRSSVIQRVWYGVDHLNFYLRVDFQSGAKPGKEIPPELRLLWYYPNQQVCNSPIHLLDLPDEAPLNHFYRHQLGINLLTRSIWFQEARENHQWHARSSRAQVALDSCLEIAIPWADLPTEPDWSLRLMLVLADAGRYRDSAPDGGLIPISVP